The segment TAGCACTTGTGCGGGCTTAATGAGAACCCCAAGCAGTTTCTTTTCCACTTCTTCTCACCAACGAGAGTGGGAGACCCCATCCGTGTAAGAAAAGTTAATGAGAAGCTCCCCCAACCACCCACTTTGCGAATGGGAAATTGGCGCTAAATTCCAATGAATGCCTCCCTCAGACTTTATTGCCGTGATACGTGAATTTGGCTCGAATTTCTGCACGTAAATATCCAGAATTCAATACATTTCTCAAAAGGCAATAAGATGGGTGGGGGCTCCTTCGGGGCTGGGGGTGGATGGCATAAATAAAGTGTGGGAATATTGAACTATCACTTAGCATGCAAAGCTGAATGGAAATACCTTCACAGGGTGGTTTcttcgagcttttttttctcaaaagaaattttattaaatatttcctctgaattatatatttttattttcccaatattcttaaattttgaaagtttttaaagatatttttttatttctcaaaatatttttcttaccatttatattttaatattcgcGCCCATTTCTCTCCCTctgaagcatatgctgcatGCGAAATTGTTTTCCtgttaaaactattttaagtGTGTGTTGGGGATTTGTGCGTTTTGGCCTGAAATTGATTTAACCTTTATTTTCtgatttatctttaatttcttttctgtttTGTTTAAGAGCTTTAAGAACGCaaacaagaaaaatcgttcagattaacttaatttttaacctTTGTAAGCtggtttgattttttattgttcttaaatttttttaaatgcttttaaatgctaattaataattctaattagaaggtttattgaaaataatcaaaaattcaaggagaaTGGAATAAGAATTTACTAAACTTACATTAATTGGTTAATAAACTTCCAGGGGCTattaagttttctaaaaaaatggAACCGGACCAgggattatttttcaaacattttaaagtttttctttcaaaattcaaataataaaaaaatcattctcttaaatttttctttattttttcttgaaaaaaaaagaagaaaataaagataaattatcTTAAGACATagaaagataattttcaaaaataaaaaaaatcgtttggCCCACATATCGGTGAGAGCAACAGCGACCCTTTTAGTGGAACAGCAACGTGCACGCACGTTTGACACAACTAACAATTTTAGTGACAAGAGagacgcaaaaaaaaattcggaGAAAAAGATCTCCAAgattttggggggaaaacGAGGCGGGGAAGTGCAGCTGGGAAGAAGGATGAACAATGAGGACGAGGATATGTTTTTTGTGGATGACGAAACGGACGCTCTGAAAGTTTTCCACGCGTGGGGCCTTCAGTCGCGTACTATTGAGCGTCTCCTGTACTGTGGCATCACCAAGATCATCCACCTGAAATTGATGATTCCCGCAGATCTGGATGTAGTCTTCGACGAGGCAACACGGCTTGGGGAGAAGATCCTCTTTAGGGATTCCCTCAGGACATGGAGGGAACACAATGgggtaaaaaaatgatttttattactcCGTGAtcacagaatttatttattttttgctgatCCTTGCAGCTGGGCCTGATGACACAGGACATGATGAATACGATGGAGGGACAAAATGTGGAATCACCAACGAGCTCCCCGCAGAATTCCGTTGAATCCCGCAACATGACATCCACACCGTTGAACCTGTTGCAAATCGCCGAAGGATTTAACCTGCGTGAACTCCTTCGGAGTACACTGAAGGGTGTGAAGCTACTCGCATCCTACGACAAGGATCACACATTGACGAGTTCTGAACAATTGTACCTCTGCCACGTTATTGTGGACTTTCACATGGCAACACGGCAGAGGATGACATCCGATGAGATGGCATTCTATGctaaaga is part of the Lutzomyia longipalpis isolate SR_M1_2022 chromosome 3, ASM2433408v1 genome and harbors:
- the LOC129791740 gene encoding uncharacterized protein LOC129791740 isoform X1 — translated: MNNEDEDMFFVDDETDALKVFHAWGLQSRTIERLLYCGITKIIHLKLMIPADLDVVFDEATRLGEKILFRDSLRTWREHNGLGLMTQDMMNTMEGQNVESPTSSPQNSVESRNMTSTPLNLLQIAEGFNLRELLRSTLKGVKLLASYDKDHTLTSSEQLYLCHVIVDFHMATRQRMTSDEMAFYAKEIIKSFPTEHEVRENSSKKISKKLFDKKLIFISFLQSTYFVRRPAGTGRKPQGKLYYRYANTIFKFKKVAEKRRESGLLDFG
- the LOC129791740 gene encoding uncharacterized protein LOC129791740 isoform X2: MNNEDEDMFFVDDETDALKVFHAWGLQSRTIERLLYCGITKIIHLKLMIPADLDVVFDEATRLGEKILFRDSLRTWREHNGLGLMTQDMMNTMEGQNVESPTSSPQNSVESRNMTSTPLNLLQIAEGFNLRELLRSTLKGVKLLASYDKDHTLTSSEQLYLCHVIVDFHMATRQRMTSDEMAFYAKEIIKSFPTEHESTYFVRRPAGTGRKPQGKLYYRYANTIFKFKKVAEKRRESGLLDFG